The Dethiosulfovibrio salsuginis DNA window CGAACGGCTGGTCCTGGAGATAACGGAAAACACCTTGAGAGACGACCGAGGCAGGCTGTCCTCGGTGTTTAGATCCCTGAGAGATCTAGGGGTAAAAGTGGCCATAGACGACTTCGGAACGGGCTACTCTTCCTTCGACTTCATAAGGAACTTCGCCTTCGACACCCTGAAAATAGACCGGTCCTTCGTGCTGGACCTGGAGAGATCGGCCAGAAACGCCGCGGTGGCCGACTCTATCATCCAGATGGCCCGAAACCTGGTCAAAGACGTGGTCATAGAGGGAGTGGAGACCGAGGGCCAGATAGGTCGAATCGGCAAAGAGCGACAGGACCTGGTGATCCAGGGCTTTTTCTATAGCCGCCCTCTGGACCCGCAGCTGATCCCTCCCTTCATAGAGTCCATAAAGGGACAGGAAGCCCAATAACTCAGGCTTCCTGTCTCCTCATCTTGGTAAATCCCGCCACGTCCAGCTCTGTTATAAGTATGGACAAAAATATCAGCCCACACCCCCACACCAGCCTAGACGTCATTGGCTCGCCGAGAAACGCTATTCCAACTATCAGGGCGAAGACCGACTCCATTATCATGAGCACACTGGCGTGGGTTGGCGAGGTCAGCTGCTGCGACTTTATCTGTAGAGAATAGGGAATCAAAGTGCAACCCACCACAAGATAGGCCATCCATCCCACCACCGCCGGAGACCAAAAGGTCGGAAGAGGCTCCCATATGAGCGCCGCAACGACGCAGGCCACAGCGCTCAGCGCCGTCTCTATCATGGTCAAGGTCAGGGCGTCCCTGTCCTGGGCCATCCTGTCTATTACCACTATCTGCACCGCAAAGGCCAATGCACAGCCCAGAGTGAGCATCTCTCCAAGGCCAAACCCCATCCCGGTTTCGTCTAAGGTGATAGCCCCCATCCCCACCAGACAGATGGCCGACGCCACGAAAGCCTTAAGACCTGGGTTTCTCCTGGACGCAGCCCAGGTTATAAAAGGGACCATCACCACATAGCAGGCGGTTATAAAGGCCGATTTTCCCGTCGTGGTGTACTGTATCCCTATCGTCTGTAGCGCCATAGCCACCAACAGCAGAAATCCTATGATCCCTCCGA harbors:
- a CDS encoding DMT family transporter encodes the protein MIESSGGFHNGRKGVRAFRPGDMNERIYDKKKMILGDLGILTCALLWGVSFAATKEVLKYMGPLWLLTFRFAFSFILIAAITPKRVNNTGKRDLKVGGIIGFLLLVAMALQTIGIQYTTTGKSAFITACYVVMVPFITWAASRRNPGLKAFVASAICLVGMGAITLDETGMGFGLGEMLTLGCALAFAVQIVVIDRMAQDRDALTLTMIETALSAVACVVAALIWEPLPTFWSPAVVGWMAYLVVGCTLIPYSLQIKSQQLTSPTHASVLMIMESVFALIVGIAFLGEPMTSRLVWGCGLIFLSILITELDVAGFTKMRRQEA